A genomic region of Candidatus Eisenbacteria bacterium contains the following coding sequences:
- the rplD gene encoding 50S ribosomal protein L4, whose product MAKARKYGSDGKQHGTVDLPAAIFEAPVNEHLIWEAVKSHLGNQRQGTAAAKNRALVSGGGRKPWKQKGTGRARSGSNTSPLWPGGGVAFGPKQRDYTTRMNQKARRSALLGALSVRAREDNVVIVEAPELKEPKTKPVAELLKKVGLEGKKILWVFDRTGETLLKSSRNLERVETTESNTLNTYALMKCDCLVLTEGGLKSLTERLSA is encoded by the coding sequence ATGGCCAAGGCGCGCAAATACGGAAGCGACGGCAAGCAGCACGGCACGGTCGACCTGCCGGCCGCGATCTTCGAGGCCCCGGTCAACGAGCACCTGATCTGGGAGGCGGTGAAGAGCCACCTCGGGAATCAGCGCCAGGGCACGGCGGCCGCGAAGAACCGCGCTCTGGTGAGCGGCGGCGGACGGAAGCCATGGAAGCAGAAAGGGACGGGGCGGGCGCGGTCGGGCTCGAACACGTCGCCCCTCTGGCCGGGCGGCGGCGTCGCCTTCGGGCCGAAGCAGCGCGACTACACGACGCGCATGAACCAGAAGGCCCGGCGCTCGGCGCTCCTGGGCGCCCTGTCGGTGCGGGCCCGGGAAGACAACGTGGTGATCGTGGAGGCGCCCGAGCTCAAGGAGCCGAAGACGAAGCCGGTGGCCGAGCTCTTGAAGAAGGTGGGACTCGAAGGAAAGAAGATCCTCTGGGTATTCGATCGGACGGGTGAGACGCTTCTCAAGTCCTCCCGCAATTTGGAGCGTGTCGAGACGACGGAGAGCAACACGCTCAACACCTACGCGCTCATGAAGTGCGACTGCCTCGTCTTGACCGAGGGCGGTCTCAAGAGCCTGACGGAGCGACTGAGCGCATGA
- a CDS encoding 50S ribosomal protein L3, with product MIGLLAQKIGMSQVYDEKGHVVPVTILSAGPCPVVQVKTSETDGYAAVQIGFGKRREKLIPKALQGHMKKHKAAGLRMLREIRVEDPSAYEIGQTLTVALFEVGVKVDVVGVSKGRGFAGVVRRHHFTAGRATHGCTTHKQPGSIGASAYPSRVVKGKRLPGRMGGARVTVRNLDVIGVDPDQNLIWLRGCVPGHPNGTVLIRKNG from the coding sequence ATGATCGGATTGCTCGCGCAGAAAATCGGAATGAGCCAGGTCTACGACGAGAAGGGACACGTTGTTCCGGTGACCATTCTCTCGGCGGGCCCCTGCCCGGTGGTCCAGGTGAAGACGTCCGAGACGGACGGCTACGCCGCGGTCCAGATCGGATTCGGGAAGCGTCGGGAGAAGCTGATTCCAAAGGCGCTGCAGGGCCACATGAAGAAGCACAAGGCCGCGGGCCTTCGGATGCTTCGCGAGATCCGCGTCGAGGATCCCTCGGCCTACGAGATCGGCCAGACGCTCACCGTCGCGCTCTTCGAGGTCGGCGTCAAAGTCGACGTCGTCGGAGTGTCGAAAGGGCGTGGGTTCGCGGGCGTCGTGCGCCGCCATCATTTCACGGCGGGGCGCGCCACCCACGGATGCACCACTCACAAGCAGCCCGGCTCGATCGGCGCGAGCGCCTATCCCAGCCGCGTCGTCAAGGGGAAGCGCCTCCCGGGGCGCATGGGCGGCGCGCGCGTCACGGTCAGGAACCTGGACGTGATCGGCGTCGACCCGGACCAGAACTTGATCTGGCTGAGAGGCTGCGTACCCGGTCATCCGAACGGCACCGTCCTCATCCGGAAGAACGGATAA
- the rpsJ gene encoding 30S ribosomal protein S10 — protein MAGTAPGQRIRIRLRSYDHAVLDQSAGEIVRTAKRTGARTAGPIPLPTQRSVYTVLRSPHVDKKSREQFEIRVHKRLIDIVKSTPQTIDALMKLDLPAGVDIEIKL, from the coding sequence ACCGCTCCCGGCCAGCGCATCCGCATCCGCCTTCGGTCGTACGACCACGCGGTCCTCGACCAGTCGGCGGGCGAGATCGTACGCACGGCCAAGCGGACCGGCGCGCGGACGGCGGGACCGATCCCGCTGCCCACGCAGCGGTCCGTCTACACCGTGCTCCGCTCCCCGCACGTGGACAAGAAATCCCGGGAACAGTTCGAGATCCGGGTGCACAAGCGTCTCATCGATATCGTGAAGTCGACGCCGCAGACGATCGACGCGCTGATGAAGCTCGATCTGCCGGCCGGCGTGGACATCGAGATCAAGCTCTAA